From one Pseudopipra pipra isolate bDixPip1 chromosome 2, bDixPip1.hap1, whole genome shotgun sequence genomic stretch:
- the POMP gene encoding proteasome maturation protein codes for MNSRGTASLLKDSIPLTEFSASGPFEGPDLLRRGFTSVKSELLPSHPLELTEKNFQLNQDKTNFATLRNIQGIHAPLKLQMEFRAVKQVQRLPFLHSSNMALDTLRGNDECIGFEDILNDPSQSEVMGEPHMMMEYKLGLL; via the exons ATG AATTCCAGAGGCACTGCTTCTCTGTTGAAGGATAGTATCCCACTTACTGAGTTTTCAGCTTCAGGGCCTTTTGAAGGTCCCGATCTTCTGCGCAGAGG ttttacaaGTGTGAAAAGTGAATTGTTGCCCAGTCACCCATTGGAGTTGACAGAAAAGAAT TTCCAGTTAAATCAAGATAAAACAAACTTTGCCACGCTGAGAAATATTCAAGGAATCCATGCACCTTTAAAGCTGCAGATGGAattcagagcagtgaaacag GTCCAGCGTCTCCCATTTCTTCACAGTTCAAACATGGCATTGGATACTCTGAGGGGAAATGATGAATGCATTGGTTTTGAGGATATCCTTAATG atcCTTCACAGAGTGAGGTTATGGGAGAACCACACATGATGATGGAGTACAAGCTTGGTTTATTGTAA